One segment of Purpureocillium takamizusanense chromosome 7, complete sequence DNA contains the following:
- a CDS encoding uncharacterized protein (COG:S~EggNog:ENOG503NX4I), whose amino-acid sequence MPVDDHEMDRNDLQHRKFTLLMQDQLFLAPVGDSPQKILDLGTGSGIWAIDVADQYPSAQVIGVDTAPVQPGILPPNLFFEVDDIEHDWLWERSSFDFIHGRELIMAIRDWPRLIRQAFHHLKPGGYLQLAGSYPDFQSDDGTLPLDSAYVEMGKIYFDMSERIGASGREVLMWKSYLQQAGFDDVHERLYKIPTNPWPKDERLKRVGIVELSHFRENIANVFARGYEQILGGDPAYFQVLLARARQEVLDRCMHSWVPFYVVYGRRPDIIAKAD is encoded by the exons ATGCCTGTTGATGACCACGAG ATGGATCGTAATGATCTACAGCACCGCAAATTCACTCTTCTTATGCAAGACCAGCTCTTCCTCGCGCCAGTCGGAGATAGTCCGCAAAAGATCCTCGATCTCGGCACAGGTTCCGGTATCTGGGCCATAGACGTCGCGGACCAGTATCCGTCTGCGCAGGTCATTGGCGTAGACACGGCCCCTGTCCAGCCCGGTATCTTGCCTCCGAACCTGTTCTTTGAAGTCGATGACATCGAGCACGACTGGCTATGGGAGCGGTCGAGCTTCGACTTCATTCACGGTCGAGAGCTCATCATGGCCATACGCGATTGGCCACGACTCATCCGCCAGGCGTTCCATCACCTCAAGCCAGGAGGGTACCTGCAGCTCGCAGGATCCTACCCGGACTTCCAGTCTGATGACGGGACCTTGCCCTTGGATTCGGCGTACGTTGAAATGGGCAAGATCTACTTCGACATGTCGGAGCGGATAGGTGCATCCGGGCGAGAGGTGCTAATGTGGAAGAGCTACCTCCAGCAAGCTGGCTTCGACGACGTTCACGAGCGCCTGTACAAGATACCTACGAACCCATGGCCCAAGGACGAGAGGCTCAAGAGAGTGGGCATCGTCGAGCTTAGCCATTTCCGCGAAAACATCGCCAACGTCTTTGCTAGGGGGTATGAGCAGatcctgggcggcgacccggCGTACTTTCAGGTTCTTCTTGCTCGGGCACGTCAAGAAGTTCTCGATAGGTGCATGCACAGCTGGGTGCCATT CTATGTCGTCTATGGCCGGCGACCGGATATAATCGCAAAAGCTGACTGA